Proteins co-encoded in one Nicotiana sylvestris chromosome 7, ASM39365v2, whole genome shotgun sequence genomic window:
- the CP29A gene encoding 29 kDa ribonucleoprotein A, chloroplastic isoform X1: MASSASSLHFLSLTPQTLPLPKPTSQTTSLSFFSLPPSSLNLSLSSSSSCFSSRFVRKVTLSDFDQIEDVEDGDDGVEEERNFSPDLKIFVGNLPFSADSAALAELFERAGNVEMVEVIYDKLTGRSRGFGFVTMSSKEEVEAACQQFNGYELDGRALRVNSGPPPEKRENSSFRGGSRGGGSFDSSNRVYVGNLAWGVDQDALETLFSEQGKVVDAKVVYDRDSGRSRGFGFVTYSSAEEVNNAIESLDGVDLNGRAIRVSPAEARPPRRQF, from the exons ATGGCTTCCTCAGCTTCTTCCCTCCATTTCCTTTCCCTTACACCTCAAACACTTCCTCTACCAAAACCTACTTCTCAAACAacttccctttccttcttttccCTTCCTCCTTCTTCTCTCAACCTTTctttatcttcttcttcatcttgttTTTCTTCTCGTTTTGTTCGTAAGGTTACCCTTTCTGATTTTGACCAAATTGAGGATGTTGAAGATGGTGATGATGGTGTAGAAGAAGAACGTAATTTCTCTCCtgaccttaaaatctttgtcggTAACTTGCCTTTCAGTGCTGATAGTGCTGCTCTTGCTGAGCTTTTTGAGCGTGCTGGTAATGTTGAGATGGTTGAG GTTATCTATGACAAGCTTACAGGAAGAAGCAGAGGTTTTGGTTTTGTGACAATGTCCTCAAAAGAGGAAGTTGAAGCTGCCTGTCAACAATTTAATGGATAT GAACTCGACGGGAGGGCATTGAGGGTGAATTCTGGGCCACCACCAGAGAAGAGGGAGAATTCTTCTTTCCGTGGAGGCAGCAGGGGTGGGGGAAGTTTTGATAGCTCCAATAGAGTCTATGTAGGAAACCTCGCATGGGGTGTTGACCAAGACGCACTTGAGACCTTATTCAGTGAGCAAGGTAAGGTTGTGGATGCCAAAGTAGTCTATGATAGGGATAGCGGTAGATCAAGGGGCTTCGGATTCGTAACATACAGTTCCGCTGAGGAGGTCAACAATGCAATTGAAAGCTTGGACGGAGTT GACCTTAACGGAAGGGCCATCCGTGTAAGCCCTGCTGAAGCTCGGCCACCCAGGCGTCAATTCTGA
- the LOC104230630 gene encoding protein CNGC15b-like — translation MPVNFLILDLSTFTQVKQYSKKDVISDKLNNVNVIGLEMFSQSTMSSTKQKSVRFPNDHDIAKSGSYKPAKFLKSFSMNNDEQASDSKSEKAEIEPKMKMFRKKKLSRVFSEDYEGVQRKILDPRGRPINIWNKCFLIACLTSLFVDPLFFYLPSVNDEICMDASYPMEIVLTIVRSVIDAFYLVQILVQFRTAYVAPSSRVFGRGELVIDSSKIASRYLRKDFWLDLLATLPLPQVLIWAAIPSLRGSNRIGAKHALRFTIISQFLLRLCLIFPLSSHIIKTTGVMVEAAWAGAVYNLVLFMLASHVMGSCWYLFAVERQEQCWKKVCDQQQPDCQYWYFDCHWKDFTSRIAWYERSNISTLCGPSSDFFQFGIFNDALTFRVTQSSFLNKYAYCFWWGLRNLSSLGQNLVTTTDINEINFAVVLAILGLLLFALLIGNMQTFLQSTTMRLEEWRIKRTDTEEWMHHRQLPHDLKERVRKYDLYRWVTTRGVDEEAIVKSLPVDLRRDIKRHLCLDLVRRVPLFDQMDECILDAICERLKPLLYTSGTCLVREADPVNEMHFIIRGHLDSYTTDGGRTGFFNSCQLGPCDFCGEELLTWALHPRPSIILPSSTRTVTTITEVEVFALTAEDVKFVASQFRKLHSKQLRQTFRFYSNQWRTWAACFIQAAWFRYKRRKEAALLKAKQNPAAAPTELRDERRSVSLGQKASEFAVYAATLAASKRKGGSMRGELEIISSLQKPVEPDFSVEDR, via the exons ATGCCCGTAAATTTTTTAATATTGGATTTATCAACATTTACTCAAGTGAAGCAGTATTCAAAGAAAGATGTCATCAGTGATAAGTTAAACAATGTCAATGTTATAG GTCTGGAAATGTTTAGCCAGAGCACCATGTCTTCTACTAAACAAAAATCTGTCAG ATTTCCGAATGACCATGACATTGCAAAATCTGGATCATACAAGCCGGCAAAATTCCTTAAATCTTTCTCTATGAACAATGACGAACAAGCGTCTGATTCAAAGTCCGAGAAAGCAGAAATAGAGCCAAAAATGAAGATGTTCCGAAAGAAAAAGCTTTCAAGAGTATTTTCAGAGGACTATGAGGGTGTTCAAAGGAAGATATTAGATCCTCGAGGACGTCCCATAAACATATGGAACAAGTGTTTCTTAATTGCTTGTCTTACATCTCTATTTGTTGATCCACTCTTCTTCTATTTACCAAGTGTTAACGACGAAATCTGCATGGATGCAAGTTATCCTATGGAGATAGTCCTTACAATCGTTCGATCAGTAATAGATGCATTTTATTTGGTACAGATTTTAGTTCAGTTTCGAACAGCTTATGTTGCACCTTCCTCTCGCGTTTTTGGTAGAGGAGAGCTAGTCATTGATTCTTCAAAGATCGCTTCAAGGTATCTTCGGAAGGATTTTTGGCTTGATCTCTTGGCTACTCTTCCTCTTCCTCAG GTTTTGATTTGGGCTGCAATCCCATCTTTGAGAGGTTCGAATAGGATTGGTGCAAAACACGCCTTGCGCTTTACTATCATTTCTCAGTTTCTGTTGAGGTTATGCCTGATTTTTCCACTTTCATCTCACATTATCAAGACTACTGGTGTAATGGTGGAAGCTGCATGGGCTGGAGCGGTTTATAACCTTGTGCTCTTCATGCTCGCAAGTCAT GTTATGGGTTCTTGCTGGTACCTTTTTGCTGTAGAACGACAAGAACAGTGTTGGAAAAAGGTTTGTGATCAACAGCAACCGGATTGCCAGTATTGGTATTTTGACTGTCATTGGAAAGATTTTACTAGTAGAATCGCCTGGTATGAACGGAGCAATATATCTACATTATGCGGTCCTAGCAGCGACTTCTTCCAATTCGGAATCTTTAATGATGCACTGACTTTTAGAGTTACACAATCATCATTCTTGAACAAATATGCTTACTGTTTTTGGTGGGGTTTAAGGAACCTAAG CTCTCTTGGGCAGAATCTTGTGACTACTACTGACATTAATGAAATTAATTTTGCTGTTGTTCTTGCAATTCTGGGATTATTGCTCTTTGCTTTACTTATTGGGAATATGCAG ACTTTTCTTCAATCAACTACTATGAGACTTGAAGAATGGAGGATCAAAAGGACAGATACAGAAGAATGGATGCATCATCGCCAACTCCCCCACGATCTTAAGGAAAGGGTGCGCAAATATGACTTGTATAGGTGGGTGACAACGCGAGGCGTTGATGAAGAAGCCATTGTCAAAAGCCTTCCCGTGGATCTCAGAAGGGACATCAAGCGTCATCTTTGTCTTGATCTAGTTCGTCGA GTTCCTCTATTTGATCAAATGGATGAGTGTATCTTGGATGCAATATGCGAAAGGTTGAAACCGCTTCTATATACATCAGGAACTTGCCTTGTTCGCGAAGCTGATCCTGTGAACGAAATGCACTTCATTATAAGAGGCCATTTGGATTCTTACACTACTGATGGAGGGAGAACAGGTTTTTTCAATTCATGTCAACTAGGTCCGTGCGATTTCTGTGGTGAAGAACTACTGACATGGGCGTTACACCCTCGTCCGAGCATCATCCTCCCGTCCTCTACACGTACAGTGACAACGATCACTGAAGTAGAAGTATTTGCACTCACTGCAGAGGATGTAAAATTTGTGGCATCACAGTTCCGGAAGCTGCATAGCAAGCAACTCAGGCAGACGTTCAG GTTTTACTCGAACCAATGGAGGACTTGGGCTGCATGTTTCATACAAGCAGCGTGGTTTCGCTACAAGAGGAGGAAAGAGGCTGCTCTACTTAAAGCTAAGCAGAACCCCGCGGCTGCTCCTACTGAACTACGCGATGAAAGAAGAAGTGTATCCTTGGGACAAAAGGCTTCAGAATTTGCTGTATATGCTGCAACATTGGCAGCAAGCAAAAGAAAAGGCGGAAGCATGAGGGGAGAACTAGAAATCATTAGTTCATTACAAAAACCAGTAGAACCTGATTTTTCAGTTGAGGATAGATGA